In the Nicotiana tabacum cultivar K326 chromosome 16, ASM71507v2, whole genome shotgun sequence genome, one interval contains:
- the LOC107830978 gene encoding putative phospholipid-transporting ATPase 9, whose product MKTGRRKRIQFSKIYTFKCGEASFLGDDHSQIGGPGYSRVVYCNEPNSFEAGIRDYAGNYVRTTKYTAATFLPKSLFEQFRRVANFYFLVIAILSFTPLTPYSAASAVVIPLVIVIGATMVKEGVEDGRRKQQDVEVNNRKVKVHQENRVFDHTEWKNLRVGDIVKVEKDEFFPADLLLLSSSYEDAVCYVETMNLDGETNLKLKQALVGTSSLHEDSHFEDFKAFVKCEDPNANLYTFVGTMEYEEKHYPLSPQQLLLRGSKLRNTDYIYGAVIFTGHDTKVMQNATDPPSKRSRVERKMDKIVYFLFGVLFTMSFVGSVCFGILTKEDLNGGRKRWYLRPDESDIYFDPNGATAAAIYHFLTAVMLYSYLIPISLYVSIELVKVLQTIFINQDIHMYHEETDKPAHARTSNLNEELGQVDTILSDKTGTLTCNSMEFVKCSVAGTAYGRGITEVERALAKRNGSPLMVNDQKLVEDSAVSTRKSTIKGFNFVDERIMNGSWVHEPHLDVIQKFFRLLAVCHTVIPEVDEGTREISYEAESPDEAAFVIAAREIGFELFKRTQTSVSVHELDLASGKKVERSYRILNVLEFNSTRKRMSVIVKDEAGKILLLCKGADSVIFERLAKSGREFEEATREHVHEYADAGLRTLILAYREISKEEYQVFNEQFSDAKNSVTTDRDALIDEATEKIEKELILLGATAVEDKLQQGVPECIDKLAQAGIKIWVLTGDKMETAINIGYACSLLRQGMKQIIVNLESPDIIAIEKAGEKDAIASASKESVLRQIIEGKALLTSSSTEAFALIIDGKSITYALEDDTKRLFLDLAIRCAAVICCRSSPKQKALVTRLVKLETKKTTLAIGDGANDVGMLQEADIGIGISGVEGMQAVMSSDIAIAQFQFLERLLLVHGHWCYRRISSMICYFFYKNVAFGFTLFLYESYASFSGQLAYNDWFLACYNVFFTSLPVIALGVFDQDVSARYCLKFPILYQEGIQNVLFSWRRIIGWMLNGICSAVIIFFICIRVLDPQAFNKDGKTSDHAIVGATMYTCVVWVVNCQMALAVSYFTLIQHILIWGGIALWYIFLLIYGSMPTTFSTNAYQVFAEALVPSPLYWLVTVLVVISALVPYFAYNAIQFRFFPMYHGMIQWIRYEGNSNDPEYCNDVRQRSIRLTTVGVTARSIASTNSSLKDKKSNHRYHLIRVLSGR is encoded by the exons ATGAAGACAGGTAGAAGGAAAAGGATACAGTTTAGCAAGATTTACACATTTAAATGTGGGGAAGCATCTTTTTTAGGTGATGATCATTCACAGATTGGAGGGCCAGGATATTCAAGAGTGGTGTATTGCAATGAACCAAATAGTTTTGAGGCTGGAATTAGAGATTATGCAGGAAATTATGTAAGAACTACGAAGTATACAGCTGCAACATTCTTGCCAAAGTCCTTGTTTGAGCAGTTTAGGAGGGTGGCCAACTTTTATTTTCTTGTCATTGCCATATTGTCCTTCACACCATTGACTCCTTATTCTGCTGCCAGTGCTGTTGTTATTCCTCTTGTTATTGTCATTGGAGCCACCATGGTTAAAGAAGGCGTCGAAGATGGACGCCGAAAGCAACAG GATGTTGAGGTAAATAATAGGAAGGTTAAAGTACATCAAGAAAATAGAGTTTTTGATCATACAGAATGGAAAAATTTGAGAGTTGGCGATATTGTTAAGGTGGAGAAGGATGAGTTCTTTCCAGCAGACTTACTGTTGCTTTCATCTAGTTATGAAGATGCAGTTTGTTATGTTGAAACTATGAATCTTGACGGGGAGACTAATTTGAAGCTGAAACAAGCATTGGTGGGGACTTCATCATTGCACGAAGATTCCCActtcgaagattttaaggctttTGTTAAGTGTGAAGATCCTAATGCTAATTTATATACTTTTGTTGGAACTatggaatatgaagaaaaacATTATCCTCTTTCTCCCCAGCAATTACTACTCAGAGGCTCTAAATTGCGGAACACAGATTACATATATGGGGCTGTTATCTTCACTGGTCATGACACAAAGGTAATGCAGAATGCGACAGATCCTCCTTCAAAAAGAAGCAGAGTTGAGAGGAAAATGGATAAAATCGTTTACTTCTTATTTGGAGTTTTGTTCACTATGTCCTTTGTCGGATCAGTTTGCTTTGGAATTCTGACTAAAGAGGACTTAAATGGTGGACGTAAAAGGTGGTATCTACGACCTGATGAATCTGACATATATTTTGATCCCAATGGAGCTACTGCTGCTGCCATTTACCATTTTCTGACAGCCGTGATGTTGTATAGCTACTTGATTCCGATATCTTTATATGTGTCCATAGAACTTGTTAAAGTTCTTCAGACTATCTTCATTAATCAGGACATTCATATGTATCATGAAGAAACTGATAAACCAGCACATGCACGCACCTCAAATTTAAATGAGGAACTTGGCCAGGTTGACACAATACTTTCAGACAAAACCGGCACATTGACTTGTAATTCAATGGAGTTTGTCAAGTGCTCAGTGGCTGGAACTGCTTATGGACGTGGTATTACAGAAGTCGAGAGGGCTTTGGCTAAAAGAAATGGTTCTCCATTGATGGTAAATGATCAGAAGTTGGTTGAGGATTCTGCTGTTAGTACAAGGAAGTCTACTATTAAAGGCTTCAATTTTGTTGACGAGCGAATAATGAATGGGAGTTGGGTGCATGAACCTCATTTAGATGTCATACAGAAATTCTTCCGTTTATTAGCAGTCTGTCATACGGTCATACCAGAAGTGGATGAAGGTACAAGGGAGATTTCATATGAAGCTGAATCTCCAGATGAGGCGGCATTTGTAATTGCAGCTAGAGAAATTGGCTTTGAATTATTTAAAAGGACACAAACAAGTGTTTCAGTGCATGAGTTGGATCTAGCATCTGGCAAGAAAGTTGAGAG GTCATATAGAATTTTGAATGTTTTGGAGTTTAATAGTACAAGAAAAAGGATGTCTGTAATAGTAAAGGATGAGGCGGGGAAGATATTGTTACTTTGCAAAGGTGCTGATAG TGTCATATTTGAAAGGCTCGCCAAAAGTGGAAGGGAATTTGAAGAGGCAACAAGGGAACATGTACATGAGTATGCTGATGCAGGCTTGAGGACCTTAATACTGGCCTATCGCGAAATTAGTAAAGAAGAATACCAAGTATTCAATGAGCAATTTTCAGATGCCAAGAATTCAGTCACTACAGACCGTGATGCGTTGATCGATGAAGCAACTGAAAAGATTGAAAAGGAGTTGATTCTTTTAGGCGCCACTGCTGTTGAGGACAAACTACAACAAGGG GTTCCTGAATGCATCGACAAACTTGCTCAAGCAGGTATCAAGATATGGGTTTTGACTGGGGATAAGATGGAAACAGCCATTAATATTGG CTATGCCTGTAGTTTGCTTAGACAAGGAATGAAGCAAATTATCGTAAACTTGGAAAGCCCTGATATTATAGCAATAGAGAAAGCAGGAGAAAAGGATGCTATTGCCAGT GCATCTAAGGAAAGTGTGCTGCGACAAATTATAGAAGGGAAGGCTCTACTTACGTCTTCAAGCACAGAGGCATTTGCTTTGATCATTGATGGAAAATCTATTACATATGCTCTAGAAGATGACACAAAAAGATTGTTTTTAGATCTTGCAATTAGATGTGCTGCTGTTATATGCTGTCGATCATCACCTAAACAGAAGGCATTG GTAACAAGACTTGTTAAACTTGAGACTAAAAAGACAACTTTGGCCATCGGAGACGGAGCTAATGATGTAGGAATGCTTCAAGAAGCTGATATTGGAATTGGAATCAGTGGTGTTGAAGGAATGCAG GCTGTTATGTCAAGTGATATTGCAATTGCTCAGTTCCAATTTTTGGAGCGCTTGCTTTTAGTACATGGCCATTGGTGTTATAGAAGGATCTCTTCGATG aTATGCTACTTCTTCTACAAAAATGTTGCATTTGGTTTTACACTCTTCTTATACGAGTCGTATGCATCATTTTCTGGGCAACTTGCATATAATGATTGGTTTCTGGCATGTTACAACGTCTTCTTCACATCACTACCAGTGATTGCTTTGGGAGTTTTTGATCAAGATGTATCTGCTCGATATTGTCTTAAG TTTCCTATACTCTATCAAGAAGGTATACAGAATGTCCTTTTCAGTTGGCGTCGTATAATTGGATGGATGTTAAATGGGATCTGCAGTGCAGTTATTATCTTCTTCATCTGCATAAGAGTACTAGATCCTCAAGCTTTCAATAAGGATGGTAAAACCAGTGACCATGCAATTGTGGGAGCAACAATGTACACATGTGTGGTTTGGGTCGTCAACTGTCAAATGGCACTTGCTGTTAGTTATTTCACCTTAATCCAACACATCCTCATCTGGGGTGGAATTGCTCTCTGGTATATTTTCCTTCTAATATATGGATCCATGCCTACAACATTTTCCACCAACGCGTACCAAGTCTTTGCGGAAGCTCTTGTTCCCTCCCCATTATACTGGTTAGTCACAGTGTTAGTGGTTATTTCAGCTTTAGTCCCCTACTTTGCATACAATGCAATTCAGTTTCGGTTCTTTCCAATGTACCATGGGATGATTCAATGGATAAGGTATGAGGGGAACTCAAATGACCCGGAATATTGCAATGATGTGAGGCAGAGGTCGATAAGACTAACAACTGTGGGCGTCACTGCTCGTTCCATAGCAAGTACTAATTCAAGTCTAAAAGACAAAAAGAGTAATCACAGATACCATCTGATTAGAGTACTCTCAGGAAGATAA
- the LOC107830979 gene encoding putative calcium-binding protein CML16 has protein sequence MMTTLKSDQLKQLKDIFMRFDLDGDGSLTQLELAALLRSLGLKPGGDQLHALLAKIDHNGNGSIEFDELVNAIMPDMNDDILMNQDQLMELFRSFDRDGNGYITAAELAGQMAKMGHPLTYRELSNLMQEADTNGDGVISFNEFANILGKSATDFLGLTVS, from the coding sequence ATGATGACTACTCTAAAATCTGATCAACTCAAACAGCTAAAAGACATATTCATGCGCTTCGACCTCGACGGCGACGGCAGCCTAACACAACTAGAACTCGCCGCCCTCCTCCGCTCTCTTGGTCTCAAACCCGGCGGCGATCAACTCCACGCATTACTCGCCAAAATAGACCACAATGGCAATGGATCCATCGAATTCGACGAACTCGTAAATGCCATAATGCCTGATATGAATGACGATATTTTAATGAATCAAGATCAGCTCATGGAGCTTTTTCGGTCGTTCGATCGCGACGGTAACGGATACATTACCGCCGCTGAACTCGCCGGACAAATGGCCAAAATGGGCCATCCTTTAACGTACCGAGAATTATCGAATCTCATGCAAGAAGCTGATACGAATGGAGATGGTGTAATAAGTTTCAATGAGTTTGCTAATATTCTTGGAAAATCTGCTACTGATTTTCTTGGCCTAACTGTCTCTTAA